ATTTTCTAAGTTTCCAGGAACGTACGCGGCAAATAACGTAGGGACAATTGAGGATGTCGGTTTAATTACCGACGCAACTTATGATGCTGAATCTAACAGGTTGGTTGTAATTGGGTATTCTTCGATTTTGAGTCCGTTTGTAGGTGTAGTAGAACATTTAAATTTCAATGCTGTTTTTGAAGGATACGCACAACAATCTTTAGGACTTAATTTTATTCAAGCGGAAGGACTAACGCAAACTAGTTCAAGTAGTTATTTCTTTTCATCAGAATATTATTCTAGACAAACTCCAACTATTGAATCACCATCACGATTATTTTCTTTTCAGATATCAGATATTGCGCCAGAGGAGCCAGAGCAACCTGAAAACCCAGAAGAACCACAAAATCCCGAAGAACCAGAGAACCCTGAGGAACCTGAAACTCCAAACGAGCCAGAAAATCCTGAGGAAACTGAAAATCCTGAAAGTCCATCATTAACTGTAATTCCGGAGAATTCTAATGAAGAGGATAAATTGATTATCTACAGAGATAGCTCTTCAAACCTTTACCATTATTCTATTGCTACAGATAAAACAGTTTTCGGACAGGTTATTTATGATTTATCAGGAAAGGAAGTATGGCAGAAATCAGGTGAAATCAGTAAAAAGGGCATCATCTCTCACCATTTAGAATCTTCAATATATTATTTGGCGTTGTTTTTAGAAAATGGTGTAATTGCAACATCTTTTGCTGTTTATTAATAAAGAGCTTAGTATTTAAGAATTTGTTAACATTTCAACCTCTCCTTTATAAGTAGTTTTGCGATAAATAACTAATCAGCAAAATAATCATGAACAAAGTAGTACTATTTTTATTGGCAATTGTAGCTTCCTTAACTGTTGAGGCACAAATAAATACACCAGCACCAAGTCCGGCAGCTAAATTAATGCAGACCGTAGGTTTAACAGAAGTAAGTATTAACTATTCTAGACCTTCTATGAGAGGTAGAAAAGTATTTGGCAACCTTGTACCTTTTGATAAATTATGGAGAACAGGAGCAAACGGATACACTTTAGTAACTTTTGACTCTGACGTAACTATTGCAGGTAAAGAAGTTAAAGCAGGAACATATTCTATTTTTACTAAACCAGGAGCTTCTAATTGGGAAGTTTTTATCTATACTGATACTGTAGGTGGTGGTACACCAAGTAATTGGGAAGAAAGTAAAGTAGTTGCGAAGTTATCTGTACCGGTTTACAAAATTGAAATGCCTGTAGAAACTTTTACGATCACTTTTGATGATGTAACTTCTAAAGGAGCAAATATTGGTATCATTTGGGAAAACACTTATGTAGCAATTCCTTTTACTGTTGGTACAGATGCTACTGTAATGAGCAGTATTGATAAAGCTCTAAACGGACCAACTGCTGAAGATTACTATGCTGCTGCAGTATACTATTCTAGTGAAGGTAAGGACATTAAGAAAGCTAAAGAATGGATGGACAAGGCGATGTCAATGACTGATAAGCCTGCATTTTGGCAATTAAGACAACAGTCTTTAATTTTAGCAAAAGCAGGTGATAAAAAAGGAGCTATCGAAGCTGCTAAAAAATCATTAACAGGTGCTACTGCAGCTGGTAATAATGATTACATTAAAATGAACAACGAGTCTATTAAAGAATGGAGTTCTAAATAATTAGAATTTCTATAAAACTTAAAAAGTCCGTGTTGTAAAACACGGACTTTTTTTATGGAATATAATTTTCAATTTTATTCAAATACTTTTACGCCGTCATCAATAGCCAAATGGTAGTATTCGGCATCGATACCAGTTTGTTCTTTATATTGTTCTAGTAAAGATTTTATACTTGTATCTAGTTTTTCTGTCTTCATTAAATTAATTGTGCAACCACCAAAGCCGCCACCCATCATTCTAGAGCCAAGCACACCATCTAACCTTTCACCAATTTTAACCAAAGTGTCTAATTCGCTTGTGGTTATTTCGTATTGTGTAGACATAGCCCAATGACCTTCTTTAAGTACAGCACCAACGGTAATAGCATCACCAGCAGATAAAACCTTGATCATTTTACGAACACGATTATTTTCTTCGATAATATAATTTGCGCGCTTAACATCGATAGCATCAGCAAGGTTGGCAACTTGTTGTAAATCTTCTAGCGTAACATCGCGTAATGAAGTAATTTCAGGTCTATATTTCTGTACCTCTTTTACAATATTCTCGCATGATACCCTACGCTTATTGTATTCAGAATCAACGGCTAAATTGTGCTTTATATTAGAATTCACCAATACCCAACTATAGCCATCTAGATTAATGGGAATGTAGTTATGACTTAAATCTTTACAGTCTAAGAAAAATGCATTTCCCTTTTTTCCAAAGAGTACGGCATATTGATCCATTAATCCGCAATTGAGTCCAATTTTATGTTCCGCCTCTTGTGCTATTAAAGCAATTTCTTCTCTTGAAATCTCTTTTCGTGATACTTTAGTCAGGGCGTAAATAAAACCGCAACACAATGCGGCAGAAGAAGAGAGGCCTGATCCAATGGGAATATCTCCACCAAAAACACAATCCATTCCTTTTAAAGGATAGTTTTTAGCGACTAAAATTTCAATAATAGCCTTAAAATAGTTACCCCAGAAAGATTCAAATTTTTTATGTGCGCCATTTAATTGAAATACAATACGTTCTGGCTGGGTTAAAAAAGTTTCGATTTGAATACTATTTAGGTCATTGCCCGAAACAGCAAAATAAATCCCTTTTTCTATTGAAGCAGGTAATACCAAACCTTCATTATAATCAGTATGCTCACCAATTATATTAATTCGCCCAGGAGCTTTAATAAGAGTAGGTATAGTCTTGTAATGTTCAATAAAATAGGACGTAATTTGCTTATCTACCATTAGTGTTTTATAAAAATCTATTGTCTTACGTTGTAGGTAAAGGCTTTTTTAGCATTCGGTCAAAGGCTTCAAATATAAACGATATTACTATTACCAATGCCGCACCAAAAAAGTTAAGCCATAGATATCCTAATTTTTCTTGACCTGAAGGGTAAATATGAATCAGGTAGTAATAAATAATACAAATGATAACTTGTGTAACTACGGCAGCAAAGAAAACGGCATTACCTTTTATAAACTTAAAGAAAAAAGCGATTAAAAATATACCTAAAACATTGCCATAGAAAATACTACCAATGATATTTACTAATTGAATTAAATTATCAAATAGGTTTGCTACGCAGGCAATTAAAATGGCTACAATTCCCCAAATTAAAGTAAAGAATTTAGAAGCTTTTACATAATGCTCTTCTGAAAGATTTTCAGTTGCTCTATTACGTTTATATAAATCTAAAGCGGTAATTGTACCTAGTGCATTTAATTCTGAGGCTGTTGATGACATCGCTGCAGATAAAATTACGGCTAATAGTAGCCCCACTAAGCCTGTGGGTAAGTTATTAAGTATGAAATGTATAAAGACATAATCTTTATCATTGGTTTCAACCGCATCATTTGCCTGACTTATTAAAGACTTTGCAGCTATACGATTGGTGCTATCTTTTTGATTAATACGTATAATTTGTTTTTTAGCTTCTTCAACTGCGGTATATTCTTTTATTTCTAAAGCTGCCGAAAACTTGTTTTGAGCAATTCTTTTTTCTGCTTCTAGCGCTACTTGTCCTTCTTGAAGTAGCCTATAATCTTCGGCATAACTTGACTCCATTACTGCTTGTGTTGCAGACGGATTAAAATTTAATGGTGACGGATTGTATTGGTAGAATACAAATACCATAACACCCACTAAAAGAATAAAGAACTGCATTGGTATTTTAAGAACAGCATTGAAAATAAGACCTAGTTGACTTTCTCTTACAGATTTACCAGATAAATAACGCTGTACCTGACTTTGGTCTGTACCAAAGTACGCTAAGAAAAGAAAAAGTCCGCCTGTAATACCGCTCCAGAAAGTATATCTACTGGAAGTATCTAAATCAAAATTCAGTATTTCTAATTTATTACTGGCACCAGCAATTTTCATGGCTTTGCTAAAGGTAATATCAGAAGGTAAGTATCCTAATATAAAAAAGAAGGTGATAAACATACCTGTCATGATAATGAACATCTGCTGTTTTTGAGTAACGCTAACGGCTTTTGTTCCACCGGACACGGTGTATATAATTACTAGCGTACCAAGAATAACATTTAATGTGCGTAGATCCCAACCTAGTACGGCAGATAAAATGATTGATGGAGCAAATATAGTAATACCTGCAGCTAGACCTCTTTGAATCAAAAACAGTACTGCGGCTAAAGAACGGGTTTTAAGATCGAACCTACCTTCTAAAAATTCATAGGCAGTGTAAACCTTCATTTTATGGTATAGTGGTATAAATACCATACAAATGATAATCATGGCTAAAGGTAGACCAAAATAGAACTGAACAAAGCCCATACCGTCATGAAAGGCTTGACCCGGAGTAGATAAGAAGGTTATTGCACTGGCTTGAGTAGCCATTACTGATAAACCTATTGTCCACCATTTAGAATCATTACCACCACGAACGTAGTCATCTACGTTCTTACTTCCTTTGGTTTTCCAAACTCCGTATATTACTATAAAGAGAAGTGTGCCAATAAGAATAATCCAATCTAATCCTCCCATATTAATTGAATGAAGTCATTACGTAATAGAAAATAAGAACATATATAAGATTGAGCACTAATACAATGGTGTACTCTTTTTTCCAAGTTTTATTTTCATCCCGTTCGTTGCTCATCCTTTGATTTTGGCTTTTGTTTCAACTTTATCTTTTCCTACAGAAAGCATATTAGAAAATAATTTGTAAGCTCCAGGAACACCAGCCGGTAATTCTCTAAAAAAGCTCAGTCCGGTATAAATATAGTTTCCCTTTCCATACGGGGCAATTAAAAGGCTACCTTTTGTTGATTCTTCACCTTCGTCATGCATTTCTAAAACAGGTATAAATTCTGCGCTCCATTTATTCGGGAAGTATAATCCTCGTTCTTGAACCCAACCGTCAAAATCACTCTTGCTAATATCATTGGGAAAATGTACGAGTGAATTATCTTTTGCTATTATTTCTACATCAGAATTCTCATTCGTTACTCGGTCTCTTGAAATTTCTATGTCGTAAGGTGCTATATTTTCGAATTGAGAACCCCATCTACTTGCAGTGTTATATTGCACAATTACTGTACCACCATTTTTGGCGTAATCTAGAATAAATCGTTGTTTAAATTTTAACTCATCTACTACGTTATATGCTCTAATACCTAAAACTACAGCATCATATTTTTTTAATGATTCTTTTGTAATAGTATTAGGGTCAATTAGTTGAACATTGTATCCTATTTGTTCTAAACTCGTAGGTACTTCATCACCGGCACCCATAATATAACCAATGTTTTCTCCTGCTTTTTGAATGTTTAATCGGACTACTTTGGTTTCTGAAGGAAGTAAAATAGTTTGCGTGGGTACATGATCATAAGCAATAGTTACCATCTCTTTGGTAATTTCTTTACCGTTCAGTTTTATAATAGGGGAGATGCTACTTTCGTTTTCCGTAGCCGGCGGAGTCAATGTAAAATATACTGTTTGCTCATCACCTTTTTTGATGATTGAGAACGGTTGCGATTTTTTATCTACTTGCCACCCTGTGCCATATTTTAATTCTACAGTACCTGAGATACTGTCTTTATGTGCTTTAATAGTAACCGGAATTCTTTTTTCTGATGCATCGGCAAATATCAATACCTTATCTGAAAAGCTTGCAGTTGCTTCTGGTACCACTTCAAAAGGCTGATAAATTTCTCCTTTATCGGGTTTTGCATATTTATAAACGACAGGTTTGGTAATAGAAATTAAAACACCGTTTATGTTCAAATTAAAAATAGCATTAAATGCACGTGGTGATTCTGGTTTTCCTATTAAGTTAGTATTCTTAACAGTGTATGTGCCTAAAGTTCCTTTTTCCATTAGCCAATACGGACTAGTAAAATCTGTGGAAGACGGAATATTTAATTCAACTTTATTTTCAAACAATTCATTATTGCTTAAAACAATATTATCAATGTTACTATTCTGATTATTTAGAAATATCGATTTCAATTCAATGTTAATATCACTTCTATTTAGTGCTTGAATTTGAACATCGACCGTTTGACTAGGATTTGTATACCCCGTTTTTGTAAAAGCTTCTAAATGCAGTCCAGTAACAGCTGAAATTATAGTGGTTAATTCTGATGTTTTTAAATTTTTCCAATGTTCATCAGATACGTTTTGTAATAGCTGATACGCTTCAAGCAATTTTGGCAAATGTAACGTAGGATCTTTGAAATTGAAATTATCCTGTACATCGTAAAGAATTTCACCTATTGCATTTCCTCCATCAATTCTGGACCAACTAGTATCAATACCATCAAAAAGGTTTGACTTGTCTTTTGGCAAATCACCTTTTAATAATTCAACGTATTCATCTTCTGTGCCTCTAGAACTTAATCTTCCAAAACCTTGGCATAAGTGCTGACTGCTAGCTAATGAAGCTATTTCGTTGTTAGACATGCCTAACATAGGGTAGTAGGTGCCTACATCCATATTTAACATGTTAGACTTATCTGCTTTTTTAAATTTTTCTTCGCTACCATAAAACCACCACGAAGTATTAAAAAATAATCGTTTTGGTTGCCAAGTATTTGTTGATGATAATTGCTCTGGGTAAGCATTTTTATCATTTGCTAGGTCAAATGCCTCGAAACTTAACATTGCCGAAGAGGTATGATGACCATGTGTAGTACCAGGAGTTCTGTGGTCAAATCTATTGATAATTACATCTGGCTTAAATTTACGTATGGTTCTTACTACATCGCCAAGAATAGATTCTTTATTCCAAATTTCTAGAGTTTCACTTGGTTGTTTTGAATATCCAAAATCATTAGCGCGACTAAAAAATTGTTCGCCACCATCAACTCTTCTAGCTGCAAGTAATTCTTGGGTTCGTAGCACGCCCAAAAGTTCTCGTAATTCTGGACCAATTAAATTCTGACCTCCATCACCTCTGGTAAGTGACAAATAACCTGTTCTTGCCTTAACATCGTTAGATAGGTATGATATTAAACGCGTGTTTTCATCATCTGGGTGTGCCGCTATATAAAGTGCGGTACCTAAAAAATTAAGCTTTTCAATAGCGTGGTAAATGTCTGTTGCAGATCTATTTTTGGGGGTTTGGGCTTTCAGGGTACCGAGTACAAAGATACTGCAGGTTATTAACCCTAATAAATATCGCATTTCAAGTTGGTTTTGGTAGTAATTTCAAATATAATAAGATTAGTACCTAAGCTCGCTTTTTTACGACTTCTTTAACAGAATCAAACAATTTGTTCTTCCTCTTCTTCTGTATTTAAAAATTCGCCTTGTTGGTAGGTAGAGATTAGTATAACACCTTTTTGTAGTACAAGGTTATTGGGGTACGTTAAAATCTCGCCGTTATTTCTTCTCAAATGCAAATGGAAAGCTCTAATGTCTTCTATTACAAATTTATCTAAATCGGTATTGTTCGGGTCAAGTAATTCTTTATCTAAAATACGAATTGTGTTCCCTATTTTAAAAGGAAATGAAAAGAAGATAATAACACCTGCGGTAATGTTACTTAAAATAGACCATTGGGCAAATAATGCTACGCCAATCACAGCAAATACCGATGATAACATAACGCCTAAATCTCTGTAGTTGACACTCCATATTAGTGTTAATATAACTACAGCAATTATAGTGAGTGCAATGTTTGTAAACTTAAGAATTAAGTTAGTGCGCACAGGATTATAATCACTGATTTTACTAACCTTTCTAATTGCTGTGGCAAATAAAACTTTTAAAACAAGAATAACTATTAAAACAATGAGACTATATATTAGCTCATTGTAATGCTCATTAATAAATTCTTTCATATGCTATAACCCTAAACTATCGCGCAAATATAAATCCTTATTCGATTTCTGCTGCCAATAGGGTGTTGTAATCCTGTTAATTCTTGTTGCTTTAGATGTTAAAACTTTTTTGTTGTCGCCAAACCCATCATGAAAGGTATCTGCCCAGCTTTCTATAGCATATGGAAACTTGTTTTCAAACATGATTTTTAAAGTACGTTCTAACTGCGGATAGTGAATCTCATAGGTATTCATTCCGTCTTTTTCAGTTAAAGTAGTGATTGCCTCATAAGCCTTGAATTCTTTATGAGTTGTTCTGATAAACTCCAATGATGGAATCATTTTTATTTCACCGATTGTTAGATTTTCTGGATTTACTCTGATTTTATTCCAGATTTCATTTTCAAGAATAGCTTTCTCTATATGGTAATCTTGGTCTCCTTCAGATTCAAAATAAGAATGACTCATAATTTCAAAATCATCTTTGTTGTTTAATTGTGCGTATACATGACCGCACCATTCTTGTGCAGAAAACGATATTTTAAGCGCATGTTTATTATCATGAACAGGGTAGAAACTACTCGTCATAATAGAGTAGGGGTATATACCCGTAATGTAGTTTTTGGTAGTATTCAATTTTAAAACAGGGATGTTGCTTTTGTTGCTATTATCTGCCTTCACTTGAGCCCCTGGTAAAAATGGTTCAGTTACATATATCAATACAGCACTACCTTCTCTCATCTCGCCATATCTAGCTTGTTCTAAATTGTAAGAAGTGATTTCTGCAGTACCGTTATACCAATACTCTTTAAATTCTTGAGAAAGCTCATTTTTTGGGGCTTCTGTTTTTATTTCAGTGGTAGACATAGCTAAAGTGTTACTATTACTTTTAGGTTTTTCTTTGCAGCTAGAAAGGAGTATTAGTAATCCGAATATGCTGTAAATTGCCTTGTTTAGTTTTAATAGTTTCATGCCTGTCATAATTTTGAATTATTCTATGTTACCAATTGTAATAAGGTTTTATAAACAAGTTGTGTTGGTAAGCCAACTACATTAGTGTAAGAACCTTTTATTTCTTCAATACCTATGAGTCCTATCCATTCTTGAATGCCATATGCACCTGCTTTGTCGTAAGGCTGATATTCTTTTATATAATGTTGAATTTCATCTTTCGATAAATCTTTGAACTTCACTTCGGTTATTGAATGCTGAATTATCTGTCGTTTAGTTGTTGTAAAACATACAGAAGAAATCACCTGATGCCAATCCCCAGATAGTTTTTTAAGCATTGATTCAGCTTCTGTACTACCTTCAGCTTTTGCTAAAGACTCATTATTATGCCAAACAACAGTGTCTGAGGTTATTAAAATGTCTTTTGACTGTAAATCTGGTATAAATACTTCTGCTTTTAATTTAGCTAGATAATCTGATATTGCAGCTCCTTTTAATTCAGAAGGGTAAACTTCATCTACAGATTTAATACGAACTTCAAAATCAAGCTCCATATCCTTAAAAAACTGATGTCTTCTTGGTGAGCCAGATGCCAGAATTAAATGATATGCTTCTAATTTATTCTTCAACATAAACTAATCATTTGCAGCACTGAAATGGCTGGTCCAATCTCCACGTACTTTTAAAACTTGCTCAATCACATCACGTACACAACCATGACCACCGTTTATGTGCGAAATGTATTGGCTTATACTTTTAACTTCTGCAACAGCATTTTGTGGGCAAGCTGCTATAGCAACCGCTTGCATTGGGGGAATATCTGGAATGTCATCACCCATGAATAAGACATTCTCTGCATCAATATGATAGATATCCATATACTCTTCTAAAGCATCCATCTTATAATGAGCTCCCATATAAATATCTGTTACTCCAAGAGCACATAATCTGGTACGAACACCTTCATTTGTTCCTCCGGTAATA
Above is a window of Maribacter aquivivus DNA encoding:
- the galK gene encoding galactokinase: MVDKQITSYFIEHYKTIPTLIKAPGRINIIGEHTDYNEGLVLPASIEKGIYFAVSGNDLNSIQIETFLTQPERIVFQLNGAHKKFESFWGNYFKAIIEILVAKNYPLKGMDCVFGGDIPIGSGLSSSAALCCGFIYALTKVSRKEISREEIALIAQEAEHKIGLNCGLMDQYAVLFGKKGNAFFLDCKDLSHNYIPINLDGYSWVLVNSNIKHNLAVDSEYNKRRVSCENIVKEVQKYRPEITSLRDVTLEDLQQVANLADAIDVKRANYIIEENNRVRKMIKVLSAGDAITVGAVLKEGHWAMSTQYEITTSELDTLVKIGERLDGVLGSRMMGGGFGGCTINLMKTEKLDTSIKSLLEQYKEQTGIDAEYYHLAIDDGVKVFE
- a CDS encoding sodium:solute symporter, whose amino-acid sequence is MGGLDWIILIGTLLFIVIYGVWKTKGSKNVDDYVRGGNDSKWWTIGLSVMATQASAITFLSTPGQAFHDGMGFVQFYFGLPLAMIIICMVFIPLYHKMKVYTAYEFLEGRFDLKTRSLAAVLFLIQRGLAAGITIFAPSIILSAVLGWDLRTLNVILGTLVIIYTVSGGTKAVSVTQKQQMFIIMTGMFITFFFILGYLPSDITFSKAMKIAGASNKLEILNFDLDTSSRYTFWSGITGGLFLFLAYFGTDQSQVQRYLSGKSVRESQLGLIFNAVLKIPMQFFILLVGVMVFVFYQYNPSPLNFNPSATQAVMESSYAEDYRLLQEGQVALEAEKRIAQNKFSAALEIKEYTAVEEAKKQIIRINQKDSTNRIAAKSLISQANDAVETNDKDYVFIHFILNNLPTGLVGLLLAVILSAAMSSTASELNALGTITALDLYKRNRATENLSEEHYVKASKFFTLIWGIVAILIACVANLFDNLIQLVNIIGSIFYGNVLGIFLIAFFFKFIKGNAVFFAAVVTQVIICIIYYYLIHIYPSGQEKLGYLWLNFFGAALVIVISFIFEAFDRMLKKPLPTT
- a CDS encoding septum formation inhibitor Maf, translated to MKLLKLNKAIYSIFGLLILLSSCKEKPKSNSNTLAMSTTEIKTEAPKNELSQEFKEYWYNGTAEITSYNLEQARYGEMREGSAVLIYVTEPFLPGAQVKADNSNKSNIPVLKLNTTKNYITGIYPYSIMTSSFYPVHDNKHALKISFSAQEWCGHVYAQLNNKDDFEIMSHSYFESEGDQDYHIEKAILENEIWNKIRVNPENLTIGEIKMIPSLEFIRTTHKEFKAYEAITTLTEKDGMNTYEIHYPQLERTLKIMFENKFPYAIESWADTFHDGFGDNKKVLTSKATRINRITTPYWQQKSNKDLYLRDSLGL
- a CDS encoding mechanosensitive ion channel domain-containing protein, whose amino-acid sequence is MKEFINEHYNELIYSLIVLIVILVLKVLFATAIRKVSKISDYNPVRTNLILKFTNIALTIIAVVILTLIWSVNYRDLGVMLSSVFAVIGVALFAQWSILSNITAGVIIFFSFPFKIGNTIRILDKELLDPNNTDLDKFVIEDIRAFHLHLRRNNGEILTYPNNLVLQKGVILISTYQQGEFLNTEEEEEQIV
- a CDS encoding KdsC family phosphatase, whose product is MEKSYKEYLNDITTFIFDVDGVFTDGSLLVTSEGELLRKMNVKDGYALKVALKKGYNVCIITGGTNEGVRTRLCALGVTDIYMGAHYKMDALEEYMDIYHIDAENVLFMGDDIPDIPPMQAVAIAACPQNAVAEVKSISQYISHINGGHGCVRDVIEQVLKVRGDWTSHFSAAND
- a CDS encoding PIG-L family deacetylase, which codes for MRYLLGLITCSIFVLGTLKAQTPKNRSATDIYHAIEKLNFLGTALYIAAHPDDENTRLISYLSNDVKARTGYLSLTRGDGGQNLIGPELRELLGVLRTQELLAARRVDGGEQFFSRANDFGYSKQPSETLEIWNKESILGDVVRTIRKFKPDVIINRFDHRTPGTTHGHHTSSAMLSFEAFDLANDKNAYPEQLSSTNTWQPKRLFFNTSWWFYGSEEKFKKADKSNMLNMDVGTYYPMLGMSNNEIASLASSQHLCQGFGRLSSRGTEDEYVELLKGDLPKDKSNLFDGIDTSWSRIDGGNAIGEILYDVQDNFNFKDPTLHLPKLLEAYQLLQNVSDEHWKNLKTSELTTIISAVTGLHLEAFTKTGYTNPSQTVDVQIQALNRSDINIELKSIFLNNQNSNIDNIVLSNNELFENKVELNIPSSTDFTSPYWLMEKGTLGTYTVKNTNLIGKPESPRAFNAIFNLNINGVLISITKPVVYKYAKPDKGEIYQPFEVVPEATASFSDKVLIFADASEKRIPVTIKAHKDSISGTVELKYGTGWQVDKKSQPFSIIKKGDEQTVYFTLTPPATENESSISPIIKLNGKEITKEMVTIAYDHVPTQTILLPSETKVVRLNIQKAGENIGYIMGAGDEVPTSLEQIGYNVQLIDPNTITKESLKKYDAVVLGIRAYNVVDELKFKQRFILDYAKNGGTVIVQYNTASRWGSQFENIAPYDIEISRDRVTNENSDVEIIAKDNSLVHFPNDISKSDFDGWVQERGLYFPNKWSAEFIPVLEMHDEGEESTKGSLLIAPYGKGNYIYTGLSFFRELPAGVPGAYKLFSNMLSVGKDKVETKAKIKG
- a CDS encoding DUF2911 domain-containing protein, which encodes MNKVVLFLLAIVASLTVEAQINTPAPSPAAKLMQTVGLTEVSINYSRPSMRGRKVFGNLVPFDKLWRTGANGYTLVTFDSDVTIAGKEVKAGTYSIFTKPGASNWEVFIYTDTVGGGTPSNWEESKVVAKLSVPVYKIEMPVETFTITFDDVTSKGANIGIIWENTYVAIPFTVGTDATVMSSIDKALNGPTAEDYYAAAVYYSSEGKDIKKAKEWMDKAMSMTDKPAFWQLRQQSLILAKAGDKKGAIEAAKKSLTGATAAGNNDYIKMNNESIKEWSSK
- a CDS encoding Maf family nucleotide pyrophosphatase, producing MLKNKLEAYHLILASGSPRRHQFFKDMELDFEVRIKSVDEVYPSELKGAAISDYLAKLKAEVFIPDLQSKDILITSDTVVWHNNESLAKAEGSTEAESMLKKLSGDWHQVISSVCFTTTKRQIIQHSITEVKFKDLSKDEIQHYIKEYQPYDKAGAYGIQEWIGLIGIEEIKGSYTNVVGLPTQLVYKTLLQLVT